ctgggAGGACAGTCTCCCTGTATGCTTGGACATTCCCTCTCTGCCCCGATGGCTTTGCAGATGGTGGGCTCTTCACTCCCTCATTTCCCTTCCTACTTCTTTCCAGGAATAAGGAGGACAGGGAGCAGGCGTGGAGGGAGTGGGGTGGACTGTAAGACGGTAGCTGTGCCTAGATGCTGTTAGAGAGGAAGTCAGCAACTTCAAGTCCTTCTTCATCCTAACACCAGGATGAGCTCTTCGGCAGAGGTAGTCCTGCCGTGGGGAACTGAGAGCTGGGAGAGTTGCTGCCCAAGAGGTCTTTGTTTCAGGATGGACCCCAAATCACTGTCCAGAAGGACAGAAAGCAAACTCTCAAGGATGGCAACTCACCCAGTGCCTTACACTACAGTGGGAGGTGCGAGGGTGCCTGATGATAGTGACAGAGTCCTGGGTCCCAGCTCTCAGGACTTGTCCTGGAAGGCAGCGGAAGACCCGAAGGATGGAGTTGGCCAGCTTGCTCCCACTTACCTGCTGCCCTTGCTCTCTTCCCACCTGCCGTTTCTGCTCTTCATCTGCCTTATTCCCTATAAGGATCTTCTGGACACCTTCTGGTGCATACTAGGGACAAAGGACAGGCAGAACTGCCAGTGAGTGCTGCCtttccctcccatctccccaccATACAGTCCACACTGGCCTCCACACTAGCACCAAATTTAAGAGCCCTAGGGACAGAGTGGGCTGACTGGGTGCAGGTGTCAGGCTCCCCCAAGTACCATGGCTGACACCAGGGTCTCAGAAGGGTGTCATGGGGACAGCTTGGGGTAGAAGACACTCTGGCTAATACTGGTGCTTCCTTGGGTTGGACAACTGATATCTGGTCTGGAAAGGACACTGGACTGAAGTCCAAcccctcattctacagatgagaaactggggactcagagaggttaaggggctTGCCCAAGGCTCCACAGCTtttgtggcagagccaggactggaaccctCGTCTCACAATTCCACCTGGTCCTGAGTTGGGGAAGGAAGCTGCTGACAGGGTAGGCTCTGACCTAACTTGTCTCAGAGAAGAAACAGCCAGAGAGGCCTGGCAGGGTGCAAGGCATGGAGGGCATGGCAGCTTGGGCTCCTTCCCGATGCCTTACTCACCTGGAGGGCTTCATCTGGGGCTGTGGAAGCAAGGTTTCCTGGTAGCATTTGCTCGCCAACCTCGAGAGCTTCAGCCCTTCCCATCTGGCCCTCTCTTTGCTTTCCCCTCTGAGGTGCCCTTCTCCCACCCCCGACAGTGAGGCAGCATCTCCTACCTCATCCACATCACTGACCCACTTCATGATGTGCTGGTAGGAGCGCTCGCTGCTAATGTCGTAGACTAAAAATATTCcctaggagagagagaaggagagagaggtggggggtgggagggtcaCATGCACACAGAGGCACTGCATAGTCACGGGGCCAGAAGCAGATGTGGTACCTTAACTGCTGGGTCCcactctccctgctcccttcttAGCATAATGAGGATCTCTCAGCACCCAGAaacatctccttctctctcagacCCGCAGAGCTATTTCTTCCTAGGTCCATCACAGAACTTTCTGAGGTAGGAGGGTACCAAATACTTTGACCCAGGTCTCTGGCCCAGGGTGGAGGGTGGAAGTTGAGGGTGAGGATGAGGGACCTGCCTGTAGTTAGTGGTCAGAGACtaagtgatgaatgaatgatcaacGAATAACTGAAAGACTGCCCCGAggctcccctccccagcaggcAATCTGAGGGCCCTATTTTGTGGGTCAGAGGCACAGATATCTCAAACACCCAGAGCCGGGAGTGTGGGTGGCAGCATTCCACCTCTAAACCCGGAATATGGCAGCTCACCTGGGCCCGTCGATAGTACTGCTTTGTGATGGTCTGATATCTCTCCTGCCCCGCCGTGTCCCTGCAGTAGAAAGCCAGTCCCTCAGAAGAGCAGGGACCATggaagcaggtggggaggggagaagcaggagcTGGGAGACCCTGTGCCCTTGCAGGAAAAACTGGGGAGCAGCAGGGTGAGAAATCAGTGGAGCTTTGGTCCCCAAGGGGACCCAAACACATCTGACTCTGCAGCAGGGAGCCCTGGTCATCTGGTGCAGACAGGGCTTGCGGGGCCTCGTCAGCTATGTCTGCACCAGGAGTCACAACCCTAACTGGGCCTAGGACAACTCTCTCTAGAATTTGGCCATTGTGGCCAGACTGGTTGGACTGCTCCACCTCCAGTGCCTATGGGGCCTCTGAAGGCAACGCCCATGCCAATCTGAAGGCGGGAGACAGCTTCCAAGAGCGTCAGGACAGAGCCACAGCAGCCCCCTGTGGCTACGTGCGGGAACTGCACCATGCTGTACTGAGGAACTCACCCTGAATGACGGGGTggagccctccctccttccaatcCTACCACAGGGTGTCACAGCTCAGGGTACAGCCTTATTCTAAGACAAACCCCCAGTGGTTAGTTTGCCACTTCTTTCTAACTCCTGCCTTTTAGTGACTTGCAGTCAATCCTATAAAGTTTCTTAAGCAAGATCAGAGATTAAGGCTCACAGGAGCAGGAGAGGGGCTTTGAGAATTCTGCTTCTCTCCATGGAAGAGGTGGCCAGTTAACCCCGATGAAGCCTCAGGACTTTACATATGGCAGTGGCAGCCAGGAAGCAGCCCACTCACCAAATCTGTATCCGCACCTTGATGCCATCAACCTCTATGGTCTTCATCTTAAAGTCAACacctggggaaagggagagagcaagaaagtTAGCAAGGGAACCAGCTGAGAACCGAACAGTAAGGCCCAGGCACTCACGCTGGAAGGGATCTCCTTTTGGTTTAATTTGGCTGAAAGATGGCATGAGGTAAGGCCTCCCTGAACCAAAAACTACCCTGAGGAAGTGTCCGGGGCTTTGAACGGGGCTTTCCTTCCTCCCTAAGCTGGAGGTGGCAGCAGTAAAGGGCTCTGAGGACACAGGAAGTGAACATGAGAGAATATGGAGGAATCCGCTCCATCGCCGCCTCACTTAGCGCCAAACGTGTTTCACTCTACACACGTGTGAAGTCTGCCAATTATACTTCTGGAGAGCTGCTTGTTTCCATCCCTCCTTGAACTCTCATCCCCAGGAACAGAATCTGCCTCATTTGCCtgggctttttctctctctgccttattATTCTCTCTGCAACAAGGAGGGGTTGCAGCGTTGTCATGAATGGGGGAAAGGCACACAGACCCTGGAGAGAGCAGGACTGTTTCAACCCCATGGGGTGTATGAAACCCTCGGCACCTGGAGAAGGCCCCCCAAGGAGAAGGCCTAGTAGATCTGTGGTTGACTAGCCCCGTTCACCACAGGAGGCACTGTTGTTTACCAGAAGGAGCACGTGCTTTGAAATCAGGCCTGAGCTCAAAGCCTTCTCTGCCCACTTAGCTCACAGATATGACTTTGGGCACCTTGCTTCTCAGATCCTCCATCATGGGGACCGCAGTCATTTCAGAGGCTTGCTGAGAAGACCAAGTGAGATGCAGTGCCTGGTACCCGGTGGATATTCAATCGACTGCAGCTATCATTATAGGTGAGTACAGGCCTGGTCCACAGTGGGTGCTCATGGTGACCACCAACGACCAGATGAAGAGGCAGTGGCACAGTGTGTCActgggggatggagaggaaaacaaacagggTTCTCAGGCTCATCTGCCCAGACTGGAGGAGCTAAGTTGCCACAAGACACAAGAAACATAAGGGATTTGGCAAAGCAGCCCAGGGCAGAAAAGTATttgaggaaatttatagcaagaGAAGTCAGCACCAGCAGCAGCACACAGGCTTGAATGTGAGTGACGACAGAGAGATGAGGGGAGATGTTTTTGTCATCCTGCATCTCCCCAGCCCTAACTGTGCCCAGTGATTGAAGAGGTATGTCTAAAAGGTGAATTAAGCTGAAGTCTTCGTGAACTTCCTGGAGACAAGTCAGGAATGGGCATGGTTAAGCAGTCTTCAGGAGGAACATGGTAAAGGCAGAGTTCTGGACAGTAGACACCGGCTGCACAGCACAGCCCCGAAGACCCCAAAGGTGCCAGATTCTCCCCACCATTGCCATTCCACCTTGGCATTAGTTCTCTCACAATGGGAATACTTCTCCCCGTATCCATGCTGTCCTCAGCTTTCCACAAATACAGATTAAATTCAGGCTCTTCTCTCTCACCATCAAGACCAATCATTtaattagaaggaagaaaaagattcaGAACGGACAACCTGAACTAAACCAAGCTGGTCAGACGTGAATCATTTTTCGCCTGCCCAAGCTGATTCATCTCTGTTGAGCTGTACTTTTCCAAATGGGCAACGTCTGGCAGCCATTCTTCGAGCGTGCTGAGAcggtgaggagggggaggagagagaaagaaggagaggggcACCTGGCCATGGTGGGGCCGTAGCGTGCTCATCCCTCCCAAGACAAACAGTTGTCAAGAATTTGCTTCTCCCTAACACCTGGCATAGGAGGGACTCCAGAAATTCTTGTTCTTTCCTGGTGCAGTGCCTTCTTCCCAGGAGAACCAGCAATTCTGTTCCTTTTGTAATAAACCTAACACATCCTCCTACCAGCCCAGCAAGCCTGGTCAGTGCCTTGTGCAAAGTGGTCACAAGGGAGCTCCTACTCCCTTTATTTCATAAACTTCTATGGGAACTTACTTTGTGTCCTCACAGTGCTAGGTGCAGATGGAGTGGCACAACAGACACATGCCCCTGCCCTTACAGAGCTCAGTGGAAAGGACACAAAGGCCAGGAAGATAACTAGCCCAAGGTCAGCACGGCAACGAGCAAAGGCCTGTTGATGCCACAGCCCACGCGATCCCTCACACTGCTTCTTGGGGGAGTGAGAGCAGAGTTGTGTGGTAACTAGGCAGAGAAACTCAACTATGCTTGCTGTCCTGTTTCTCTGCGGGTCCCCAAGAAGGACTTGGCTGGGAGAGAAGCCCCCAACACAGGGGAACTCTCCCTGATAATGAACGCAGGCTGTTGGAGAGGCAAGACTGACAGGAAGACGTGCAGCCACCCTGGGGGTGAGCGCTGGGCCTGAGTCCTTCCCTCATCCTCcgcttcccagctgtgtggctgGGACCAAGGCTGGGGAATTCTGGGGGCT
Above is a window of Equus przewalskii isolate Varuska chromosome 25, EquPr2, whole genome shotgun sequence DNA encoding:
- the RAB15 gene encoding ras-related protein Rab-15 isoform X2; the encoded protein is MASRCGYRFVFPARAQGLPAPASPLPTCFHGPCSSEGLAFYCRDTAGQERYQTITKQYYRRAQGIFLVYDISSERSYQHIMKWVSDVDEYAPEGVQKILIGNKADEEQKRQVGREQGQQLAKEYGMDFYETSACTNLNIKESFTRLTELVLQAHRKELDGLRTRASNELALAELEEDEGKPEGPANSSKTCWC
- the RAB15 gene encoding ras-related protein Rab-15 isoform X4, translated to MKTIEVDGIKVRIQIWDTAGQERYQTITKQYYRRAQGIFLVYDISSERSYQHIMKWVSDVDEYAPEGVQKILIGNKADEEQKRQVGREQGQQLAKEYGMDFYETSACTNLNIKESFTRLTELVLQAHRKELDGLRTRASNELALAELEEDEGKPEGPANSSKTCWC